A genomic stretch from Limnobacter thiooxidans includes:
- a CDS encoding MraY family glycosyltransferase, translating to MNQSSLLMLLVTCVLSVLFTGLVRHYALSRGVLDVPNARSSHERPTPRGGGLGLVLAFGLSIAYSILVRDSTQPHTFFLIALLVAGALVATVGFVDDHGGLPAKWRLLIHLLSASILVFAMGEPVRLDLGLGPIELPWLAYPLSILGIVWMLNLTNFMDGIDGLAGGQVVLASGFIAIFVLCCTQSTEAALPVALLAASALGFLIWNFPPARIFMGDVGSGTLGLVLGGFAAWHSVTLGSQWLYVWLLLMGVFVVDSTYTLTRRLLRGQNIAQAHRSHGYQRASRQLGAHKPVTLACYLIITVWLAPWGWAVATTKVHGLVALGVAYLPLVLLAKYFRAGELDD from the coding sequence ATGAACCAGTCTTCCTTGTTAATGCTTTTGGTAACTTGCGTACTTTCCGTACTTTTCACGGGCTTGGTTCGCCATTACGCACTCAGCCGGGGTGTTCTGGATGTACCCAACGCCCGCAGCTCTCATGAGCGACCCACGCCACGAGGCGGTGGCTTGGGCTTGGTTCTGGCCTTTGGTCTGTCAATTGCGTATTCAATTCTCGTGCGCGACAGTACTCAACCTCACACTTTTTTTCTGATCGCCTTGCTGGTCGCAGGCGCTTTGGTTGCAACAGTGGGTTTTGTGGATGACCATGGGGGCTTGCCAGCCAAATGGCGATTGCTGATACACCTGCTCAGCGCTTCAATTCTGGTGTTTGCCATGGGTGAGCCTGTCCGCCTTGACCTGGGGTTGGGGCCCATCGAATTGCCCTGGCTGGCTTATCCCTTGTCGATACTGGGCATTGTGTGGATGCTGAACCTGACCAATTTCATGGACGGCATTGATGGGCTTGCTGGTGGGCAAGTTGTATTGGCATCCGGGTTCATTGCCATTTTTGTTTTGTGTTGCACTCAAAGTACAGAAGCGGCTCTTCCTGTGGCCTTACTTGCAGCCAGTGCGTTGGGTTTTTTGATCTGGAATTTTCCACCGGCCCGTATTTTCATGGGTGATGTGGGCAGTGGTACCTTAGGGCTTGTTCTTGGTGGTTTTGCCGCTTGGCACTCGGTCACTTTGGGCTCGCAGTGGCTTTATGTGTGGTTGCTGTTGATGGGTGTTTTTGTGGTGGACTCTACCTACACCCTTACACGCCGTTTGTTGCGAGGGCAGAATATTGCACAGGCGCATCGGTCTCATGGCTATCAACGGGCCAGCCGTCAACTCGGTGCGCACAAGCCAGTTACACTGGCGTGTTACCTGATCATCACGGTGTGGTTGGCACCCTGGGGTTGGGCGGTGGCAACCACGAAAGTCCACGGTCTTGTCGCCTTGGGCGTTGCTTACTTACCCCTTGTATTGCTTGCCAAGTACTTCAGGGCAGGCGAGTTGGACGATTGA
- a CDS encoding polysaccharide biosynthesis protein translates to MAFSTFFRFLKNLPGYSSSPIAWPRSVKQVVLILVDCACLFFAVWGAYSLRIGQFIEPTFWQWVLFAAAPLVAIPVFAVNGLYRSVIRYVGEKALWQIIKSMFLAVLLWSALVFFLDVQRFEAAPRSVPPLYLLLGTCLVAASRFGARWLIWLPVRRRISDRQVLIFGANPAGIQLAESLMAGQDLFPAGFVDDTPSLIHKDVSGIRVYPPNRLAYLIDHYEIREAIVCLPQASSARRREVVELLEKHRLRVKILPALSELATGKNLVNLIRDVDVGDLLGRDAVTADQSILSKCIRGKVVLVTGAGGSIGSELCSQIASLGPAKLILFDQSEPALYQVHRKIESTDLCPVVPCLGSVSDKSRVTQLFEEHGIQTVYHAAAHKHVPLVEGNVAEGVKNNIFGTQTVARAAMEQGAETFVLISTDKAVRPTNVMGATKRWAEIAIQNLSASNSGTVFCAVRFGNVLGSSGSVIPLFKEQIAKGGPVTVTHPEINRFFMSIHEAVELVIQASSMAKGGEIFLLDMGESVKILDLAHNMIRLAGFRPLDPATGEGDIAIEFSGLRPGEKLYEELLIDNNNAVGTLHPKILAAHEPNASKAEFTRLMAELTQFLEQRDESSARELLLKVANP, encoded by the coding sequence ATGGCTTTCTCGACATTCTTCCGGTTTCTAAAGAACCTGCCTGGTTATTCAAGCAGCCCGATCGCCTGGCCTCGCTCAGTCAAACAAGTCGTGCTGATCCTGGTCGACTGTGCCTGCCTCTTTTTCGCTGTTTGGGGCGCTTACTCCCTGCGTATCGGGCAATTCATCGAGCCTACTTTTTGGCAATGGGTTTTGTTCGCTGCAGCGCCATTGGTTGCCATACCCGTGTTTGCCGTCAACGGCCTGTACCGTTCGGTCATTCGGTATGTGGGTGAAAAGGCGCTTTGGCAAATTATCAAATCCATGTTTCTGGCTGTGCTCTTGTGGAGCGCCCTGGTATTTTTTCTGGATGTTCAACGTTTTGAGGCCGCACCGCGGTCGGTGCCTCCTCTTTACCTGTTGTTGGGAACCTGCCTTGTAGCAGCCAGTCGTTTTGGTGCGCGCTGGCTGATCTGGCTACCGGTTCGGCGGCGTATCAGCGACCGCCAGGTACTTATTTTCGGCGCAAATCCAGCAGGTATCCAGTTGGCCGAGTCGTTGATGGCCGGGCAAGATCTTTTTCCGGCAGGTTTTGTGGACGACACCCCCAGCCTGATCCACAAAGATGTTTCGGGAATCCGTGTTTATCCCCCCAATCGACTCGCCTATCTAATCGATCATTACGAAATTCGTGAAGCGATTGTCTGTCTTCCCCAAGCCAGCAGTGCACGTCGACGCGAGGTGGTTGAATTGCTGGAAAAGCACCGGTTGCGCGTTAAAATTTTGCCAGCTCTCTCGGAATTGGCGACTGGCAAAAATCTGGTTAACCTGATTCGCGATGTTGACGTGGGTGACTTGCTGGGTCGTGATGCGGTCACCGCGGATCAGTCCATCCTCTCCAAGTGCATTCGTGGCAAGGTGGTTTTGGTCACTGGCGCAGGCGGTAGTATTGGCAGTGAATTGTGCAGTCAAATCGCTTCTCTGGGTCCCGCAAAGCTCATTCTTTTCGATCAGAGTGAACCTGCCCTGTACCAGGTGCATCGAAAAATTGAATCCACCGACCTTTGCCCGGTTGTGCCCTGTCTTGGATCGGTTTCAGACAAGTCCCGCGTGACACAGCTTTTTGAGGAACATGGTATTCAAACGGTGTACCACGCCGCGGCCCACAAGCACGTACCCCTGGTTGAAGGCAATGTTGCCGAAGGGGTCAAAAACAATATTTTTGGAACCCAAACCGTGGCCCGCGCAGCCATGGAGCAGGGTGCAGAAACATTCGTACTGATTAGCACCGACAAGGCAGTCAGGCCGACCAATGTCATGGGGGCCACCAAACGCTGGGCAGAAATCGCTATTCAAAACCTTTCTGCGTCCAACTCAGGCACCGTATTCTGTGCAGTACGTTTTGGCAACGTACTGGGTTCCTCAGGCAGTGTGATCCCGCTGTTCAAGGAACAAATTGCCAAGGGTGGACCTGTCACGGTTACCCATCCCGAGATCAATCGTTTTTTCATGAGCATTCACGAAGCGGTGGAATTGGTGATTCAGGCCAGCAGCATGGCCAAAGGCGGTGAAATCTTCCTGCTCGACATGGGTGAAAGCGTGAAGATTCTTGATTTGGCGCACAACATGATTCGCCTGGCGGGGTTCAGGCCACTGGACCCCGCCACCGGTGAGGGCGACATCGCCATCGAGTTCAGTGGTTTGCGCCCGGGCGAAAAGCTGTATGAAGAGCTGTTGATCGACAACAACAACGCTGTGGGCACCCTGCACCCCAAAATACTGGCAGCTCATGAGCCCAATGCCAGCAAAGCAGAGTTCACCCGCCTGATGGCGGAACTCACCCAATTCCTTGAGCAACGCGATGAATCCAGTGCCCGTGAACTTTTACTGAAGGTGGCAAACCCATGA
- a CDS encoding O-antigen ligase family protein, which translates to MNIAAYAVAGAAFFVSIKPAPTNLLLLVCLLAVLVGRQTRTRFVELMAHPVGWGSIAFFALLCLSQLYSVSSWTQAADYITKYARLAYIPFLAAALLTPKDAYRVLYAFLAGVLLTLVLSYLNAFVPDFCLDVGLEGCGPPDNPFVFKSHITHGFFMAVGAGLLAFFAHQLFMNKGRVGLIVLLFALALAAAINVLLMIDGRTGWLVFLIFPAVLLARRIGWKGLVLAAVLGSVVLVAMGLFLPEVRVLVDQAHQEYQTWLASGGVSAGRSGMRLTYYARAIEAIALQPWFGYGLGGVENALNLKGVAGGIFALNNPHNQYLLFSLQVGLVGVLVYLVYYASVMRHTLIHSPMPAVVWSFFVAFAVGNLFNSFHFDMSEGVLFALGVAVFWSLSLAAHPKR; encoded by the coding sequence ATGAACATTGCTGCCTATGCCGTGGCCGGTGCCGCTTTTTTTGTGTCCATCAAGCCTGCCCCAACCAACCTGTTGTTGCTTGTTTGCCTGCTGGCTGTGTTGGTGGGGCGGCAAACGCGCACCAGGTTTGTCGAGTTGATGGCTCACCCTGTGGGTTGGGGTTCAATCGCTTTTTTTGCCTTGCTTTGCCTGTCACAGCTTTATTCGGTGTCATCTTGGACGCAAGCCGCAGACTACATTACCAAGTATGCCCGTCTGGCCTACATACCGTTTCTTGCGGCGGCCCTGTTGACGCCCAAAGACGCCTACCGGGTGCTTTATGCATTTCTGGCGGGTGTTCTGTTGACCCTGGTTCTTAGCTACCTCAACGCCTTCGTACCCGACTTTTGCCTTGACGTGGGTCTTGAAGGTTGCGGGCCTCCGGACAATCCATTTGTTTTCAAATCGCACATCACTCACGGCTTTTTCATGGCAGTGGGCGCAGGTTTGCTTGCTTTTTTTGCGCATCAACTCTTCATGAACAAGGGGCGCGTGGGCTTGATTGTCTTGTTGTTTGCCTTGGCCCTTGCTGCTGCAATCAACGTGTTGTTGATGATCGACGGCCGCACAGGTTGGTTGGTGTTTCTGATTTTTCCCGCTGTTTTGCTGGCCCGTCGTATTGGCTGGAAAGGCCTTGTTTTGGCGGCTGTGCTGGGTAGTGTTGTGCTGGTCGCAATGGGTTTGTTTCTCCCGGAGGTACGGGTACTTGTTGATCAGGCCCATCAGGAGTACCAAACCTGGCTTGCTTCAGGCGGTGTTTCAGCAGGCCGAAGCGGTATGCGGCTGACCTATTACGCACGAGCGATCGAGGCCATTGCACTACAACCTTGGTTCGGCTACGGTTTGGGTGGGGTGGAAAATGCCTTGAACTTGAAAGGTGTAGCGGGTGGAATATTTGCATTGAACAATCCCCACAACCAGTACCTTCTGTTCAGTTTGCAGGTGGGGCTTGTGGGCGTGCTGGTGTATCTTGTCTACTACGCCTCCGTAATGCGGCATACCTTGATCCACTCACCCATGCCTGCGGTGGTGTGGTCGTTTTTTGTTGCGTTTGCAGTTGGGAATTTATTCAACTCCTTCCACTTCGACATGAGTGAAGGTGTTCTCTTCGCTCTGGGTGTGGCTGTGTTTTGGTCGCTCAGCCTTGCCGCACACCCCAAGCGCTAA
- a CDS encoding NAD-dependent epimerase/dehydratase family protein: MKIAIVGATSQIAGDWISHLKHQNEHAVFLYGRTDRPELGIKSYAVFGQENYDLVANFVGVGDPARAAALGTSILDITHQFDELVLGYLRQHPGCRYVFLSSGAAFGGGFELPINESSCASFSINTLGTQDWYGVSKFYAEAKHRSLKDLGIVDLRVFNYLSASQSIDARFMINDAARAIHSRSVFKTNSLDLVRDYLSQTDFCSLMDCILHHGAINMAVDCFSAAPVSKFDLLKALNVHFGLQYEVTEHIDSVNATGVKLNYFSSNHGPAHKLGYTPKLGSIDNAVEVISAWGVRQG; encoded by the coding sequence ATGAAAATCGCCATTGTAGGTGCCACCAGCCAGATTGCGGGGGATTGGATCAGTCACCTGAAGCATCAGAATGAGCATGCGGTATTTCTTTATGGCAGGACAGACAGGCCTGAACTGGGCATAAAAAGCTACGCTGTATTTGGGCAGGAAAACTACGATCTGGTTGCCAATTTCGTCGGGGTGGGCGACCCTGCACGTGCCGCCGCGCTGGGCACGAGTATTCTGGACATCACCCACCAGTTCGATGAGTTGGTGCTGGGCTACCTGAGGCAACACCCGGGTTGCAGGTATGTATTTCTCAGCAGTGGTGCGGCATTTGGCGGGGGGTTTGAGCTACCCATCAATGAATCCAGTTGTGCTTCCTTTTCCATCAATACCTTGGGTACGCAAGACTGGTATGGGGTGTCCAAGTTTTATGCTGAGGCGAAACACCGGTCTTTGAAAGACCTGGGAATTGTGGACCTGCGGGTGTTCAATTACCTGAGTGCATCTCAATCAATTGATGCGCGTTTCATGATCAATGATGCTGCCCGCGCCATACACAGCCGCAGTGTTTTCAAGACCAATTCGCTGGACCTGGTTCGGGACTATTTAAGTCAAACGGATTTTTGCTCACTCATGGACTGCATACTGCACCACGGGGCAATCAACATGGCTGTCGACTGCTTTTCCGCCGCCCCAGTGTCAAAGTTTGACTTGCTGAAAGCCCTGAATGTCCACTTTGGTTTGCAATATGAAGTGACTGAGCACATTGATTCCGTGAACGCCACCGGTGTGAAGCTCAACTACTTTTCAAGCAACCACGGCCCTGCCCACAAATTGGGATACACCCCAAAGCTCGGCTCAATAGACAATGCAGTTGAAGTGATTAGCGCTTGGGGTGTGCGGCAAGGCTGA
- a CDS encoding transketolase family protein, with amino-acid sequence MRAAFSDSLVALAKKDPKVLLLTGDHGYALFDAFRKECPAQYINAGIAEQNMVGMAAGLARMGFKPFVYGLAAFIPVRVVEQIKLDIAHDNLPVVLLGDGAGFVYSHLGTSHQSTEDIACTRAIPNLTVLSPADRFEQTLCMQWAYECTGPVYMRMGKSDRGDVHREPLQAPLGALLPLHEQAGADIALIATGSMVKTARELLEKTLPGASVYSVPAIKPINTQALADVCNQHRLLITLEEHHTDGGLGSLVCEVSSTHAPRRVLRIGVQDRFSHGCGTYAYLLKEHGIDVDSIEKQITAFVQANPK; translated from the coding sequence ATGAGAGCCGCCTTTTCAGATTCGCTTGTTGCGTTGGCCAAAAAAGACCCCAAGGTATTGCTGCTGACCGGGGACCATGGCTACGCCCTGTTTGATGCATTCCGCAAGGAATGCCCGGCGCAATACATCAATGCAGGCATCGCAGAACAGAACATGGTTGGCATGGCTGCAGGCCTTGCGCGCATGGGCTTCAAGCCCTTTGTGTATGGCCTGGCCGCATTCATTCCTGTGCGGGTGGTAGAACAGATCAAGCTGGACATTGCACACGACAATTTGCCGGTTGTGCTGCTGGGTGACGGTGCAGGTTTTGTCTACAGCCACTTGGGCACCAGCCACCAGTCCACCGAAGACATCGCCTGCACAAGGGCAATACCGAATTTGACTGTGTTGTCACCTGCCGATCGGTTTGAGCAAACACTGTGCATGCAATGGGCCTATGAATGCACAGGGCCGGTCTACATGCGCATGGGCAAATCAGACCGGGGCGATGTGCACCGTGAACCCCTGCAAGCACCTTTGGGCGCCCTTCTCCCCCTTCATGAACAAGCTGGGGCTGACATTGCATTGATTGCAACAGGCTCCATGGTGAAAACTGCCAGGGAGTTGCTTGAAAAGACTTTGCCCGGTGCGTCGGTGTACAGCGTGCCGGCCATTAAACCCATCAACACCCAGGCCTTGGCCGATGTGTGCAATCAGCACAGACTTTTGATTACCCTGGAAGAACACCACACGGACGGCGGGTTGGGTTCGCTGGTGTGCGAAGTCAGCAGCACGCATGCTCCGCGACGCGTATTAAGGATAGGTGTGCAAGACCGGTTCAGTCATGGCTGTGGTACCTATGCTTACTTGCTTAAAGAACACGGCATTGATGTTGATTCGATTGAAAAGCAGATTACTGCATTCGTGCAAGCCAATCCAAAATGA
- a CDS encoding transketolase, translating into MKSFLGLGFKLHTQYKPAHLRKTVLDMAWHGKTVHIGCAFSIIELLAVLHRSFLRYTDNNPLAEGRDYLVLSKGHGVMAQYACMLERGWIGPEHVTGYFADGSDLKGLSDSRIPGLEVTSGSLGHGFSVGVGMAMGAKLKNTDQKVYALVGDGEINEGPIWEGALFAAHHQLNNFMLIVDENGFQAMGTTQEVLALGSIADKLTAFGFETRTIDGHDEVNIEQAVRELWASDSTQPKAIVAKTVKGKGVSFMEHNNMWHYTRLNEDTYAQACAEVAGAQP; encoded by the coding sequence TTGAAGAGTTTTTTGGGGTTGGGTTTTAAATTGCACACCCAATACAAGCCCGCACACCTGAGAAAAACAGTGCTGGACATGGCCTGGCACGGGAAAACCGTGCACATTGGCTGTGCATTTTCGATTATCGAACTGCTTGCTGTTTTGCACCGTTCTTTCTTGCGTTATACCGACAACAACCCACTGGCTGAAGGGCGCGACTACCTGGTGCTGAGCAAAGGCCATGGCGTGATGGCGCAATATGCCTGCATGCTGGAACGGGGCTGGATTGGCCCTGAGCATGTGACAGGCTATTTTGCGGATGGCAGCGATTTGAAAGGCTTGTCCGATTCCCGCATACCCGGGCTTGAAGTCACATCCGGATCGCTGGGCCACGGGTTCTCGGTAGGTGTGGGCATGGCCATGGGCGCAAAACTGAAAAATACGGACCAAAAGGTGTATGCCTTGGTGGGTGACGGCGAAATCAATGAAGGCCCCATTTGGGAAGGTGCGCTGTTTGCAGCCCACCACCAGTTGAATAACTTCATGCTGATTGTGGACGAAAACGGATTTCAGGCCATGGGCACGACCCAGGAAGTGCTAGCGCTGGGTTCAATCGCAGACAAGTTGACCGCGTTTGGATTTGAAACGCGAACAATTGACGGGCACGACGAAGTGAACATTGAGCAGGCAGTGCGTGAACTGTGGGCCAGCGACTCAACTCAGCCCAAAGCCATTGTGGCAAAAACAGTGAAGGGCAAAGGTGTTTCCTTCATGGAACACAACAACATGTGGCACTACACACGCTTGAATGAAGACACCTACGCGCAAGCCTGCGCAGAAGTGGCAGGTGCCCAACCATGA
- the rfbH gene encoding lipopolysaccharide biosynthesis protein RfbH produces MSEPVTFHKTNPEALRAQIAELVQQYAEAVHAPKAFVPGESAVPVSGKVVGTPEIQMMVEASLDCWLTTGRFNTMFEARLAKFLGVKHVLTVNSGSSANLVAFSTLTSPKLGDRAIKPGDEVIGVAAGFPTTVNPILQFGAVPVFVDVDLHTHNIDATKIEAAIGPKTKAIMLAHSLGNPFNLDVVTALCKKYKLWLVEDTCDALGAKYNGQTVGTFGDIASLSFYPAHHITMGEGGAVFTNNDELKVIAESFRDWGRDCYCPPGKDNTCNKRFCWKLGELPEGYDHKYTYSHAGYNLKITDMQAACALAQMDRLEGFIESRKANYDYLRSKLEGLQDYFHLPVATPNSEPSWFGFPLVLKEESGVKRVDLLNYLDQAKIGTRLLFAGNLTRQPYMIGRNFRVSGELTNTDIVMNQTFWLGVYPGLTTAHLDYVVQKIEEFFGVGF; encoded by the coding sequence ATGAGCGAGCCAGTCACATTCCACAAAACCAACCCGGAAGCACTGCGCGCTCAAATCGCAGAACTGGTTCAACAGTACGCAGAAGCCGTGCACGCGCCCAAGGCCTTTGTGCCAGGCGAAAGCGCAGTGCCTGTTTCAGGCAAGGTGGTGGGCACACCCGAAATTCAAATGATGGTGGAAGCAAGCCTGGATTGCTGGCTGACCACAGGCCGGTTCAACACGATGTTTGAGGCACGCCTGGCCAAGTTTTTGGGGGTTAAGCATGTGCTGACCGTGAATTCGGGTTCATCGGCCAACCTGGTGGCATTCTCAACCCTGACCAGCCCCAAACTGGGCGACCGGGCGATCAAGCCGGGTGACGAGGTCATTGGCGTGGCCGCGGGCTTTCCAACAACTGTGAACCCGATTCTGCAATTTGGTGCGGTGCCGGTATTCGTGGATGTGGACTTGCACACCCACAACATTGATGCCACAAAAATTGAAGCGGCCATTGGTCCGAAAACCAAGGCCATCATGCTGGCGCACAGCCTGGGCAACCCGTTTAACCTCGACGTGGTTACTGCCCTGTGCAAGAAGTACAAGCTTTGGCTGGTTGAAGACACCTGCGACGCCCTGGGCGCCAAATACAACGGGCAAACGGTGGGCACTTTTGGTGACATCGCCTCCCTGAGCTTTTACCCTGCGCACCACATCACGATGGGCGAAGGCGGCGCGGTGTTCACCAACAACGACGAATTGAAGGTGATTGCAGAAAGCTTTCGTGATTGGGGCCGTGATTGCTATTGCCCACCCGGCAAAGACAACACCTGCAACAAGCGCTTTTGCTGGAAGCTGGGTGAACTGCCTGAAGGGTATGACCACAAGTACACCTACAGCCACGCGGGCTACAACCTGAAAATCACGGACATGCAGGCTGCCTGTGCATTGGCACAGATGGACCGGCTGGAAGGCTTTATTGAATCGCGAAAAGCCAACTACGATTACTTGCGCAGCAAACTGGAAGGCCTGCAGGATTATTTCCACCTGCCGGTGGCCACACCAAATTCTGAACCCTCCTGGTTCGGCTTCCCCTTGGTACTGAAAGAAGAAAGCGGCGTGAAACGCGTGGACTTGCTGAACTACCTGGACCAGGCCAAGATTGGTACACGCCTTTTGTTTGCCGGCAACCTGACACGCCAACCTTACATGATTGGAAGAAACTTCCGGGTTAGTGGTGAACTGACAAACACCGACATCGTGATGAACCAGACCTTCTGGCTGGGTGTGTACCCAGGCTTGACCACCGCACACCTGGATTACGTGGTGCAGAAAATTGAAGAGTTTTTTGGGGTTGGGTTTTAA
- the rfbG gene encoding CDP-glucose 4,6-dehydratase has product MKARMDGQMHGQVNPKFWKGKRVFLTGHTGFKGGWAALWLQHMGAVVKGFSLPPPTSPSLFEQAHVATCMESELGDIRDLAAITNSMVSFNPDILIHMAAQPLVRLSYREPVETYSTNVMGTVHVLEAARKCANLKAIVNITTDKCYENREWEWGYRENEPMGGHDPYSNSKGCAELVTSAYRKSFFSKPGSPALASVRAGNVIGGGDWAEDRLVPDILRAFEKQQAVVIRNPSATRPWQHVLEPLSGYFVLAENLYTGDHPDFADGWNFGPKDEDVQPVGWICDHMVKLWGHNASWQLDGQANPHEANYLKLDISKAKRHLQWQPQWNLGTALEKIVHWHKAWLAGDNARELCIQHINEYTHISNKEAA; this is encoded by the coding sequence ATGAAAGCGCGCATGGATGGACAAATGCACGGCCAGGTGAACCCGAAGTTCTGGAAGGGCAAACGTGTTTTTCTGACAGGCCACACGGGCTTTAAAGGGGGTTGGGCTGCACTTTGGTTGCAACACATGGGCGCTGTTGTGAAAGGCTTTTCCTTGCCACCGCCAACCAGCCCTTCTCTGTTTGAACAAGCCCACGTAGCCACCTGCATGGAAAGCGAGCTTGGCGACATACGCGATTTGGCTGCCATCACGAACAGCATGGTGAGCTTTAACCCGGATATCCTGATCCACATGGCAGCGCAGCCCTTGGTGCGGCTTAGCTACCGTGAACCTGTTGAAACCTATTCAACCAACGTGATGGGTACCGTGCATGTGCTGGAAGCAGCGCGCAAATGCGCCAATCTGAAAGCCATTGTGAACATCACGACCGACAAGTGTTATGAAAACCGCGAATGGGAATGGGGCTACCGGGAAAATGAGCCCATGGGTGGACATGACCCTTACAGCAACAGCAAAGGCTGTGCAGAACTGGTAACCAGCGCCTACAGAAAATCGTTTTTCAGCAAACCGGGTTCTCCGGCCTTGGCCAGCGTGCGTGCCGGCAATGTGATCGGGGGCGGCGACTGGGCCGAGGACCGCTTGGTGCCGGATATTCTGCGTGCATTCGAGAAACAGCAAGCCGTGGTCATTCGAAACCCGAGTGCAACCCGACCATGGCAGCACGTGCTGGAGCCCTTGAGCGGTTACTTCGTGTTGGCGGAAAACCTGTACACAGGCGATCACCCTGACTTTGCAGATGGCTGGAATTTTGGCCCGAAGGACGAAGATGTACAACCCGTTGGCTGGATTTGCGACCACATGGTGAAGTTGTGGGGCCACAACGCAAGCTGGCAATTAGACGGCCAAGCCAACCCGCACGAAGCCAATTATTTAAAATTGGATATTTCCAAAGCAAAACGCCATTTGCAATGGCAACCCCAATGGAATTTGGGCACAGCCCTGGAAAAAATTGTGCACTGGCACAAGGCCTGGCTTGCCGGTGACAATGCCCGCGAGCTTTGCATTCAACACATCAACGAATACACCCATATCAGCAACAAGGAAGCAGCATGA
- the rfbF gene encoding glucose-1-phosphate cytidylyltransferase — translation MKAVILAGGLGTRLSEETSIKPKPMVEIGGMPILWHIMKSYSAHGVNDFIICCGYKGYVIKEYFANYFLHMSDVTFDMRNNKMEVHQKRAEPWTVTLVDTGEHSMTGGRLNRVRKYIENDEAFCFTYGDGVGDIDITASIDFHKKHGKAATLTATFPPGRFGALDMKNGRVLNFKEKPKGDGAMINGGFFVLSPKVLGHLKGDDTVWEQAPLQQLAEDGELMAFEHHGFWQPMDTLRDKHLLEELWASGKAPWKKWD, via the coding sequence ATGAAAGCCGTAATTCTTGCAGGTGGCTTGGGTACGCGCCTAAGTGAAGAAACCAGTATCAAGCCCAAGCCCATGGTTGAAATTGGTGGCATGCCAATTTTGTGGCACATCATGAAAAGTTATTCAGCGCATGGCGTGAACGACTTCATCATCTGCTGTGGCTACAAGGGCTATGTGATCAAGGAATATTTTGCCAATTACTTCCTGCACATGTCAGACGTCACCTTTGACATGCGTAACAACAAGATGGAAGTGCACCAGAAGCGCGCTGAACCATGGACCGTGACGCTGGTGGACACCGGTGAACATTCCATGACGGGTGGCCGCCTGAACCGGGTGCGCAAGTACATCGAGAACGACGAGGCCTTCTGTTTTACTTATGGCGACGGCGTAGGCGACATTGATATTACGGCTTCAATTGATTTTCACAAAAAGCATGGCAAGGCCGCCACGCTGACCGCGACTTTTCCGCCGGGCCGCTTTGGCGCACTGGACATGAAAAATGGCCGTGTTTTGAATTTCAAGGAAAAGCCGAAAGGCGATGGCGCCATGATCAATGGCGGGTTTTTCGTACTCAGTCCCAAAGTGCTGGGCCATTTGAAGGGTGATGACACGGTGTGGGAACAAGCCCCCCTGCAGCAATTGGCTGAAGATGGCGAATTGATGGCCTTTGAGCACCACGGATTTTGGCAACCCATGGACACGCTTCGCGACAAGCACCTGCTGGAAGAACTGTGGGCCAGTGGCAAAGCACCGTGGAAAAAATGGGACTAG